GACAAAGGGCACAAGGACTGCTCGGACATTGAGGAGGGTCAGATTGTAATGGAAGAACCATGCTTAGAGGCTTCTACATCCAGAAGAGATGTTTCTGAAGTTGCGGCACTCACTGAAACTGCGAGGAAGGGACGgtcaaaaaatgaaaataatgctGTCCATCTAATAGGTGGTTATGACAGCCAAAGGATTCTTGATACATTGGCGAAGATGGAGAAGCGCAGGGAGCGGTTTAAGCAGCCAATCTCTACCAAAGCAGAAGAGAGTTCAGTTATCAACAATGACTCGGCAATCGATACAGGTGAAATGAAGCAACATAGGCCGGCTCGAAAGAGGAGCTGGCTTGGCAGTTAATTCTTACATTTTTTCTGAGGCTTTTTGAGTCTTTCCTTCAAGATTTGATGAAGGTGAGAGACAGCTACTATGAGGGAACTTTGATAATTCACAGAAGCTCAGGTCTAGATTTTTTTATTCCTTGACAAAATTGAGATTGCAAACGTTATTGTCTTGCTTTGGAATAAGGCCTGATTGGCCTATagtcttgtttatttgttttttgagCACTGTATTGTGATTGTGAAGATTAAGATTGTAAATCACCAACCCTGACATTTATAATGTAATCAAATTCCAGTTTTGGACGTTCCAGATTTTGTGATAGTATATACTCTGGCTACATGCTAAGATAGTATGCTGTAAGGGTAACGTGGTTGGGCTTTGGCTTttttttagtggctggaaataaCATAAAGAAAAAGGACCTATAAGAAAGAGTAGGACTTTctctaataataatatctaaactATTAGGGGGCAGCAACCACTCCAAGTACACCTACTTGTTAAAAGCAGCAGTCTTAGCCATTAAATCAGCCACCCTATTTGCTGTGCTGAATGAGTACTACCGTAATTGTCCAATTACGTTAGAGcatatctttaattttatcaagCAGATCAAAGTCAGTCTTAATCATGTTGGTTGTGTCTCgtgaaacaagaagaaacgcatcaagattatcagtttcacatatgacctctttgcactcgcaaTCCCAAGGCATAACAAGCTCTCTCCAAATAGCATGAATCTCACAATAGAGAACACTAGAAAGAGGCATAAAAACGCTTGCATCGCAGTTCACTTTATAAACATTCATCGGAGGTGGTTCCCAGTTATATTGCAAAGAGGAAGGAGTAATATGTTTTTGGGTGGTAATGACATTGGAGAAATCTCGAGCAGCATGTTTAGCCAAGTGAACAATTTTCTCCCTACTCTATGGATCATCTTGATGGAAGATATCATTGTTCCTATctctccaaatccaccaaaaggcCGCTGCAAAGAGGAACTCATTTTTGTTGAGGTTAGACTGAATCCAAGACACAAAATCCAAACCAGAATCTACAGTGGTCATTCCCAAGTTTAAGCTAATCCAAATCTGACGAGCTTTTTGGCAAGTCCTAAAGCAATATTCAATATCCTCTAGAACAAGATAACATCTCtgacaaaaatcagaagtagCAAGACCTCTTTGAAACCGGTAGCTAGCTGTGGGAACTCTGTTGTTGAGGCAAAGGCAGAACAAACACTTTATCTTCTCCGATATTCTcaagcgccaaagccaaagccaattttcattatcattcaaGCCAAATTTCTTTTCAATAGCCACTCATACCCGCTTTTAGTCGAGTAGGTGAGAGTATTTGAGTTTGTCCAAAACTAACCTGTTTTATCTCCTGCTTGCTTGATAGGATCAAAGAGCAtcaaatcaactttaatttcttcCGGAATCATTATGCAAAGCATATCCCACCGCTAATGTCCATGGTGCCAGACATCTTCTAGCTTCAAGAGAGAATCAGAAATGTGCACAAAAGGAACCAAAGGAGCTAGCATTCCAGATGGTCACCAAGCATGATACCAAAAGGATTGAGACATCCTGCCTATACACCATTCAAAACCATCACGAAATTTTTCGATTGTATTATAAATTGCTTGCCAAGTGCttgaaacattattagaaaaattgGATGAAAAGCAAGAACCCCTAGATAAATATTTTGCCAACATAATCCTTACCCAAAGCTTATCTTTATTATCCAGTAATTGCCAAATAAATTtttccaataaatcaaaattcacacATTGAGTATCTCTAATTCCTaaacctccatattttcttggagTGACAACTTTGCTCCACTTGACCAAGTTTAAGCAACGCTCCCCCACCTTTCccttccacaagaattgtctAAGCATAGAATTAATCTTTTGACAAATCGAAGTAGGAAAAAGAGTCACTTGCATCTGGTAAATAGGTAGAGAAGAAGCAATAGATTTAATTAAGCAAAGCCTGCCTGCTCTGTTAAGGAGTCGACCTTTCCAACTAGCCAGCCTATTCTTGATCTTCTCAAAGAGTTCGAAAAAACAGACCTAGCAACTCGAGgatgattaaggttcaccccAAGTATTTGCCTAGGTCACTAGCAAAAGGAATATGAGAAACACCAGACAACATTTCCTTCCTTCTATTAGAGATTTTTCTAAAACAAATAGCTTTGGATTTTTCAATGTTAACCTTCATACCTAAAGCTTTGCAGAACAACTCCAAGGTGTGTACGACATTATTCTGAACTTGATTTTTCTCCACTTTATAAAAAAGGAGGAGGTCATCGACAAATATCAAGTGAGAAACTCTAGATCCTCCTCTAAAAACAGCCATACCATCCCAAATACTCTCGTCAACTTGTTTGAAAATGAAGCACGCCAATCTCTCCATtcacaaaacaaataaataaggagaaATTGGATCTCCTTGTCTGAGTCCTCTGCGAGGTTGGAAACtatccaatctattcccattcTAGAGGATGGAAAGATTTGAGATTTGAACACAATTCATTATAATCCGAATAATTAGAGAAGGAAAGTCAAAAAATTGGACTTTGGCCTTTAGTACAGATTGGTGGTAACTTCAGGATAATAAAgtgaaaatttaattattcttgaaTCAAAGTTGTGGGGTTTTCacataatagaatatataaatttaataataattacttaattagttttttactttattattttacaaattttttcATTTTAGTGGATTTCTATTTCATAATAGATTCTCTCAATCTAAAGATTATATATGCTTTTTATCATGTCTTGGTTTTTAGGTTTTACCATTGATTCAGAAGGTGGGATCAAATGAGATTCACAAAAATGTTTAATGAACGGTGAAAATatataaacatataatataattcATTCTCCTTGTTAGACGATCTCTAAGTTAAAATTAGTGTccaatatttaaattttgctCCAAGAATTCTTAAGAACCGActtttaaatgagaataaaacagACCCAATACTACTAATTTGCATCCAATTTCAGTTCCATATTTTTGGAGAGAAAATACTTGCAATGAGAAAAAAATATTGGTGAGGGTCAATATAGTAATGGCATGTTTATGAGTCCAGCTTTTATATTATCAAGTATCAACTTTAGGATTTGTGAATATTTCAGTTGTTAGACTAAAATGAGCAACGTAATATGGAagaaaagtaatttaaaaaattgcCCCCATGCAGGATCGAACTACAGACCTTCAGTTTACAAGACTGAcgctctaccactgagctatagggGCTTTTCTGATTTAATCATGTTAcattgttttatacattaaagagataaaaattttcaaaatatttcttCAATAAGAGGAAAAAtattagcattttaaatttttatattttaaagaaAACATTTCTAATTTAGTTTTATTAAGGGCActttttttaaatgtttaaaatagaaaaaaattattgaaaataaaaaaagttgatGATTGAGTTGTAACTACATTGTGTCATACAACAACGACGTTGTGGTCATAACGTCATGATAACCAGAGACGAAAATTTTGACATCACTACATACAAGCTGTTTCTGTGTGTGTTTTCACATATATTGACTTGATTGATTCAATTGATTTGAAACATCTTCGTGGCAGCATATATACAGTCAATAGGGCATAACTAAGTCTAAGGTATGGTTTATTGGTACATCTATTTTCAGCAATGATATTTTCATGTTATGAATTATTCAATGATAttaatgtatttaaattaaatatatagatTATATTTAGATATGTTAATGCAAAGATATATAAAATGTCACAATAACAAATAAGAATATTCATTGATACATTCTTAATCCAATATATTTGGATATATTAAAACAATAACTAACTTTTTTCGGTcgataattaatcaataatatttttttctttaaatttatctttcctcttcttagtttttgtttattcATTATTTTGTAGGATTAAAgaaaagagcaatgctaggggccagcaacatttatgattggtagccatcaactagccatcaatgatgatttgatggtgtgagattggtgtgagatttcatctaatggctcacctttttctgcCGATTATATGCTGgccaaaatacaataaaattgctggcccctagactttttctaaaggaaattaatttcttaacaaaATCGTGATTAGAAAATGATAATGACATATAAATTAAGAAGAAATAAATAGAGAAATAggaaaacaataaattaaaaaggcagtaaattaaagattttaaccatcaatgtaatttttttagttaagcTAGCTACTAACAACTTAGATCATAATTGATAAGAGAGATCATGAAGCTAAGATATAGAAGTTAAACCAATCTAATTTATTAGGTCAATTTAATAGTAGCTAGGCTTGAAATTGAAAGGGAAATACATACATAGCTCTAAAATTCTCTAGGATCAACAAAAACATTATTCCCTACATATCTCTTCATAGCCATTTCTTCATCCTTTCCATTGTTATGTCCAATTGATGAGAGTCTTTTTGTGTACCAAAGATCATCAATGCAAGACATAGAATCTGTCTGAGGAACATAATTTGCAAGTGGATCACCAAGCCCTAACTCAGTGATAACCACTCTACAATCTTTCATGCTTTCTCCCAACCTTGATGTGAACCTCCATATGAATTCCATGAGATTTCCAAGGTTATTTCCTTCTCCATGGAGCCCATATAGGAAGAGAAATCCAAAGGGTCTACTCAGTGATTCACTCACTAGAATTCTAAGACATGGGAAAATAATCTTCTCTCTTGCATGTTTCAGTGTTGTGTGAAGAAACCTTAgtggatgatgatgagaagacTTCTTGATTTGAAGCTTATAAGATTCACAAGTATTCCATATGCTAAAAATTACccatgatgatgatgttgatccaATTAGGGTTTGATTATTATTGGTTGTAATAAAATCTTCATTATTATCTACCATGTTTTGCAATTTGATGCAACCCTCATCTTTGTAATAACATACCCATGTTCCAAGACTTAGTTTCTCCTTGAGGATAGTGTCTATGTCCAATGGATACAATTCTTTGGTTTTCAAGATTCTTTTGTACAAGGAAATTGCTTGATCTATGTTCACCTTCTCTATTTTAATATCCCTTTCAGAAATATGCTTTGTTGGTAGGCATGTGCTAGTGCTAGTTGGATGAACAAAAATGACAAGTGAGCTGAGACTCACATAGTTGCACTTAAGAGCAAATAGGGCTTTGGATGCTTCATTGTTCTTCTCTGTTGCTAGGTATGAATACTCAGCTCCATTTCTCACCATCCATTCTTCAAGTGAGGTAACAAGTTTTAATGCAACCCCTTTTCTCCTGCATATTTGAATGataatttacataattttttacCAACATGCACTATGACctaatatatatattgttgttCAAGATATTTGTTTGGTTAaagttattaaataaatatattgaaaatCTAAggatgtatttgatttatgtttttagttttatttttatttttagtattttttgctttttgaattttgtaaaaaaaattataaaaacaataaaattatatatttttaccttctattttctcttttttttttagcaaaattttaaaaataaaaaagactgaaaataaaaataaaaaaaacgcaAACCAAAAACATCCcaaatttcttatttttcattgAAAAGTTTTTATATTAATAAGTTTAATAAGGGTTTTTAGCTAAATTGTTAAATTTATCGGATTAAAACTAAAGAAAGTGGATGTTAATTATATTATTACCTGTAAGTAGGAGAGACTCTAAGGCCTATGATGCAACCCATCTTCAAGAGTGAACCAGGAGGAGTAGTAGTCCCAACATTCTTAATGCATTCCCTAACTACCCCTACAATCTCCTTGCTTTCAAGAAGTTCAGCTACCTgcatttataataattatttatgaagCAAATAATAAATAGTTTAGTCTAGTATACTTCAATCACGTGATATAAAATAATGCTTTGTAAACATAGGATATATAGGTTTTTTACCCTActtttaactatatatataaaatagattacAAAGTATGGAACATAGATAATGTAAACTTTGATTAAGGGGTagaagaaaaattttgattttaatttggaCAATAAATCAGCAGCGGAATTACATTAATTAAATGATGAAAAGATATTAGGTACATACACATACCAATATAACACGGATGGGGTAGAACCTAATCCTAGACAAAGGGTCACCCATCATGTTAGTGAAAATGGAGACCCCTTTTTTGGTCCCTATCTCACAGTTCCTTTCAAGCTTCTCCACCACCTTGACATCCCTTTCTTTATCAAATTCCCTAACAATAAGAAACTTGCACTCGGTAGTGCTGTTAACCATTTTTTCCTCTATTGGCTAAATGATGTAAAATAGGGTGTGCTAATCTATAAGGAGGTGAAGGAAAAGACTTTCTATTATGAGAGTTAGGTCTTTCTTGATTTGGATCTCACTCAAGTCTCAACGAATTCTCATTAAGTGCCATCATTGGTTCATTGCTTTTAATATTAACAGGGACATCATaaaataaataggatatttttaaaaaaaaaaaaagagatcgaATTAACTTTTAATGAGGAggaaagtatcgtttttgtccccacgTTTGAGGTATTAAATCGTTCTATTT
The sequence above is drawn from the Arachis hypogaea cultivar Tifrunner chromosome 4, arahy.Tifrunner.gnm2.J5K5, whole genome shotgun sequence genome and encodes:
- the LOC112794213 gene encoding probable N-acetyltransferase HLS1, translating into MVNSTTECKFLIVREFDKERDVKVVEKLERNCEIGTKKGVSIFTNMMGDPLSRIRFYPIRVILVAELLESKEIVGVVRECIKNVGTTTPPGSLLKMGCIIGLRVSPTYRRKGVALKLVTSLEEWMVRNGAEYSYLATEKNNEASKALFALKCNYVSLSSLVIFVHPTSTSTCLPTKHISERDIKIEKVNIDQAISLYKRILKTKELYPLDIDTILKEKLSLGTWVCYYKDEGCIKLQNMVDNNEDFITTNNNQTLIGSTSSSWVIFSIWNTCESYKLQIKKSSHHHPLRFLHTTLKHAREKIIFPCLRILVSESLSRPFGFLFLYGLHGEGNNLGNLMEFIWRFTSRLGESMKDCRVVITELGLGDPLANYVPQTDSMSCIDDLWYTKRLSSIGHNNGKDEEMAMKRYVGNNVFVDPREF